One genomic region from Chiloscyllium plagiosum isolate BGI_BamShark_2017 chromosome 21, ASM401019v2, whole genome shotgun sequence encodes:
- the LOC122560408 gene encoding prolyl 3-hydroxylase 3-like, whose translation MSIPRSPNGTGQASDSRQKSVLGQEGSMDKLRASAPPLAHLKLVMNGSHLRGTHRVVFDGALTHQECVTLRNVAHTLAALGEEEPGDNSAHPQSTNLEELSIKTILTLARDSLVDPPAARLYYHASVRVQRITQQFFTTLPLHPSISILSCRGPVTGDQEARRGTVSRDPCLQEPEGAECWRESLQDSAGDYRGFLYLNDEFDGGEFYFTDQGGKRVSMILDRM comes from the exons ATGAGCATCCCGCGTTCACCAAACGGCACAGGTCAGGCTTCAGATTCTCGACAGAAATCCGTGCTGGGGCAGGAaggcagcatggacaagctgcGAG CCTCTGCCCCACCTCTGGCCCATCTGAAGCTGGTGATGAATGGATCCCACCTCCGAGGTACACACCGGGTGGTCTTTGATGGTGCCCTCACCCACCAGGAGTGTGTCACCCTGCGCAATGTCGCCCAT ACCTTGGCAGCGCTGGGAGAAGAGGAACCTGGAGATAACTCTGCTCACCCTCAGAGCACTAACCTCGAGGAACTGAGCATCAAAACAATATTGACG TTGGCCCGTGACTCCCTGGTTGACCCACCCGCTGCCCGCCTGTATTACCATGCCAGTGTGCGAGTGCAACGCATTACACAGCAATTCTTTACCACCCTCCCTCTTCACCCATCCATCTCCATCCTGTCCTGTCGTGGTCCAGTGACAG GAGACCAGGAGGCCAGGAGGGGCACAGTGTCAAGGGACCCATGTCTCCAGGAGCCAGAGGGGGCAGAGTGTTGGAGGGAGTCACTCCAAGACTCAGCTGGAGACTACAG GGGTTTTCTCTATCTCAATGATGAATTTGACGGAGGGGAGTTCTACTTCACGGATCAGGGAGGCAAGAGAGTTTCA atgattctcgatagga tgtga